In the Flavobacterium sp. 90 genome, TAATGTCTCTCAACTCCTGAATGTTGATTGTCTTACCGTAATGTTTGGCTATTATTTTTAAACATGTAGGGCCGCAATCTTTATGATCAGCTTGTATATAATTGGTAAATTTTTTCAATTCTTAATTAATTTTCTACCTTTTATGGTAAATTTTAGTTTTGCTAATGTAATATTTATCAGGAACTTTTCTCACTATTTTTTTCTTTATAATTCTTCGTTAGCCAAAACAAATCATACATAATTAAATACCTAAAACTTTCATTTTCTGTTTGCAAATTAAAAAGGTTTATTCGAAGAAACAAATTATTATAAAAATGAAAGAGCAATCCTTCTTGAAGAAACAGTTAAAGAAATAAATTAAAATATCTATATAAAAGAAACCGCCAAAATAAAATATAAGGCGGTTTTTTTTGTTGTAAATATGAAAATTAACTATCTAACCAACAGTTTTCTTCAATAACTGCTGCACAAGTTTCTCCTTCACCGGGATGTATAACACCAGCGAAAATACCAGTTCCAGGGCAATAACAAGCCTCCATTCCGACTCCTCCGCCGTTAATACTTTTCTTTTCACTAACACTTAAAATTTCAACTCCGATTAAATCTTTCAATCTTTTCATAATTTGTTTTTTGATTTGTTATTACTTCAATCACTTTAAGACAGTTGAAGCATCTGTCTGTTAAAAAACTATCATTGTAATTATTACCGGTTATTCTATAAATAAAAAAAACAGAAAGGAAATAATTCTCCTTTCTGTTAAGTATTTAAAAACGTTATTATCAGTAATCCAATTTCTGTAGGACATGGCACTGGTTAACCCTAACCAAATAAAATCAACTCAGTGACCAATTTTCCTAAAGAATCCCAACACCAATCATCAATGTGGGGAATTTGCTCAATGTTCCACGATCGAGCGCCTACAAATTAAAAAAAACATGACTAAATTCTAAAAAAGGCTATATCGTAATTACTTCTAAAAAAGTTAAAAATCAACAACAAAGACGAACCGAGTCGCAAATACCGGGCAACGTATCCATAGGACAAGTTCCTCCAACAGGTATTAAAACACATCCCGCTTCAATCGCGTAAATCCAACATTCAGGAATTCCTCCCTGCATTGTTTTTTGCTCATTTTTTGTGATTCTATGAGCATTTTCCAGATTTAAAATTTTCTTTAACATTTTATATTTTTTAATGTTATTTACCTCATCCTAACAGGCATCTCCTACAATTGAGCACTTATTATTTCCTAAATAAACAGGTCTGTAATAAGGATCATAATTCAAACAAACCGTTTCGCTTGCATTCCACGTAACATATCCACAAATTGGCTCAACTGGATAAGCACCACCATTAATACTCTTTTTCTCGAAAATGCTTAATTCCTGCGCTCCTTCTAAGTTTAAAATGTTTTTTAACATAATCTTCAATTTTTAGTTCTCCTTACATTTATTCAAAACAACAACTTATTTTTATTCTTGCATTCTTGTGAAATGCAGAGAAGCTTTTAAACTTCTCCACACTGTTTTCTTTTTACAAGCATTTATAATATCCTCTATTAATATCCCAACACATTCCAACTTCAGGGTCGGTTCCGCCTGCAGTATTTTTTTGTTCTTCTTTTGATAATTTTTTAGTACCCTCTGTCTTTAAAAATTTTTCTAACATGATTTGTGTTTTTTGTTTCTTAATAATAGACCTTCAAACATTTTAAGACATTTGAAGATTCTGTCTGTATTTTTTATGCCGTTTTTTCAAAAATTTCAACCTCTTCAACAAAATCGTTCAAAAAGTATTTCAACTCACTTAATTCATATTCGTTTGGAAACAATTTGTCGTTTACAATTTTAACTGGCGTATAATTAAAATTATTCTTAGAACACCATTCGTATTGTTTGTTTATTTCCTGCGTTATCATCATACTAACCGAATCAACATTCCATTTTTTCATCCATTTCTTCAAGCTCATCTTTTTAATGTGCCAGTCTGAAATAGCTTCAACCGTTTTTCCAGGTGTTGATCTGTTTATTGATAAAAGTCTTTCAACAATAACTTTGTATTGATTATCATTATTTTCCGGATTAATATTGAATAGAACATTCAGAAATATTTTGTCCGGATATTTTAAAACTAAATCGAATCCTTCCTGAAACGTTTTATGACAATGTCCACAACTTGGACTTATTATTATTGAAAGTTTTACAGCAGCATTTCTGTTTCCAAAATTCAACCCTCTCAAGTCTTCAAATCCTTTAGTATTAGGCACTTTCTTAGACAAAAAATTCAATAAAGAATAATTTCTTTTAAACTTTTTTAATTCTTTTAGCGAGTTTTCATTCTTCAAAATATTTTGTATCATTGATTTGATAACATACCAAATTGGCACAAGAAATAGCAATGAAAAAAAGAATGGAAAAACATTTTCAAAACTAAAACTCAACGTAAATAAATCTGATGAAAACCAAACAATACTTTGCGTAAAGATCAAGAATGAAACTATCAGACACATAACGCACCATTTTTGAATTTCAAACTTTTGAATCCAAATCGAAGAAACTATTACAGGAATTGCCAGTAAACTTAAAAATCCAATAAAAATTGCTGAATTTAGAGGTTGAATTAAAATTGATATATAACTCGCACTGAAAAAAAGCAATGGCAAATCTGAAAAATTAATCCATTTATTTTGGATTCCCACATTAGCGTTTAGAACTGAATCACAAGAAGAGTTAGAACTTAAATTGCAAATTTTTGAAATTATATTGTTTTTAAAACCCAACTTTTCCTGAACTATTAAAACACTTACAACCAATCCTAAAATTGATGTTCCTAAAAAAATAAGACTGAACCAATTATAGGTATTATAGAAAAATGATAATCCTGTTAAAAGCAAAAGAGGAAAAAAATATTTCACCCAATTGTATTCTATTTTCAAATTTTCTCTCTCTACAATATTATTAGGTTCTATAGCTACAATTACTCCATTCCAGTCTAAAAGGAATTTTTCATAAGCCATTTTATAGTTTCTTTTTTTCTGACTATTAATAAGAACGAAATTTTTAGCCTTTTCTACCAATATAAGTTCTTCTTTAAAATAAGCTAAAAAATTTGTAGGCAAATCGACAATCTGCTCTTTCGAAACTCTTACCGCAGCATTCTCTATAGATAGTAAATCAAAAGAATCTGTTATAGCAAATAGACTTGGATAATTAGGATGAGAAAGAAACAGATCCTTAAACTCATTTTTAATTTCCGAGTATCTATTTATTTGAAGAAATTTTTGGACAAGTTTTAACATCTTTTTCGGCTGTTTAAAATCATAATTACAATACAAATATTGCTGTTTTTATTCGAAAAATAATCACAAAAGCAGACATTTTATCAATTATACTACATACAATTTATAAATTATACCAGTCACATTGAAAGATTTAATAAACTGATAAACAGCTATTTATGTCGATTTATTTTTTACAAAAAGCCGAAAAACGTCATTCTCGATTAAGGGTTTTGCTTTTTGTCTAGTTTTGACAATGTAATAACCTTAACACATAAAAACATGGCAACTCGAGCATTAAAACTAGAAGATTTTGGAGCACAAAAATTATCAAATAATCAACAAAAAATCGTTCGCGGAGGAGACACTCCTACTATACCTGCACCGATACCAACACCACAAGAAAATGATCCTGGAAAAGGAGGTAACACTCCTGCAGGATAAATAAATTACTTTATTGATAAGCTAAATATTATTCGCAAACTGAGCCGGAGAAACTCCGGTTCTTTTGCGAAATGATTTTGCAAAAGAACCTGCGTTTTTAAATCCTACGCTTTCTGCGGTAGCTTGTGTAGATTTTTTTCGATAAGTTTCACTGGTAATCATCTTATTAATTGCATAATTAATTTTTAGCTCATTGGTATATTCTCCAAATGATTTTCCAAATCGCTTATTGACTACATAAGATAGGTAAGTAGTATTTGTTTTGATTTTTTTTGCCACATAAGCTAATGTGAAGCCGGTATTCAAGTATTCTAAGTTATTTTCAAGCTCTAAAAGCTTTTCGACGATTTCATTTTCTTTAGCCAGATCAATGCATAAACTTGCATTTTCAGTTTTTATAGATTCAAGTAATTTCACTTTGGCAAAACTACCATTTTCCTTTTCCATATCTGCTTTAAGTTCCTGTATTATGGCACTCATCTTTTTATTGGCCTTATTTTTATCTCTATTGCTTTTTACCAAGAGCGTAACAGTTCCAATAATTAAAAATATATAAAACCCTTTCAGGCTTTTATCTAAAAAAAGATCTTTCTTATAATTTTGCTCAACAGCAATCATCTCCTCTGTCTGAGAATCAACCCCTTGTAACTCATTTACGCCTGATCTCTCTTTCTTTAATTTTTCCTCGTATTTTTTTTTACTATCTAAGTAAATTTTAGAATGCTCATAAGCCAGTTCCGGCTTTTTAAGAATTGTATAAATTTTTGATTGATAATAATTAGATTTTAGGTAATCTAACTCATTCGAATTACTTAAAATCGCAAGAGAATCTGTATTCTTATAAAAAAACAATGCTTTATCGTACTTTTTCTGGGTATAACAAACATCTCCTAAATTAAAATTGGCACTACATAATAACTCTTTCTGATCATTCTCCTCGCAAAGAAGTACAACCTGATAATATGCTTTTTCAGCATCTTTTAGATTACCTTTCCAATTATAGACATTTCCTAAGTTTAATTTTGCCGTGATTTTATTAAAAAGATAATTATCCGAATAATCAACTGTCTTCTTATAATAATACTCGGCTGAATCTAACAAGTACCTTTTGCTTTTATTTGCCTTAAAGTAATCTTCATAAGAACCTCCTAAACTGAGATTAATGTTACTTTTTTTATTCAGAAAACTTTCTTTATCAAATAAATCTTTATTCTCATGAAGAAATTTATCAAGGTCTTTTCCATTTTTAATCGCTAATTTATAGTTTCCTACTACTTCGTTAGCCAAGACAATATTGGCCTTAAAGTTAACCAGTTGATTAATATCTCCTATTTTTTCCGAAAGTTTGATTCCCTGATGAAATTTTTCAATTGCGGCACTAAAATTTCTTCTGTCAAACTCTGCCAACCCGCCGTAATTATAGATATAGGATTGCAATTGTATCTTATCTTTAGAATCAGGCACTTTGTCCAGATAATAAAGTGCTGTTTTATATTTTTCTTTTGATAATTCTGTTTTTCCTTTATTTTGCCATAAAACTGATAATGCCGCATTTGCAAAAGCCAAATGCTTATTGCTATTTGATTTTGCCATTTGATTTGCGTATACAAGAGAACTATCTGTATTTGCATTAAAATTTGTTCTGATTTTATGTCTCAAAATTGCATACTCCTCTTCAGACATCGAATTTGTATGTTGAGCACAAGTAGCATTGAGAATAAAAAAGAATAAAAAACTAACAATCAGCCTCATGAGTTTGTTTTTGGAATTTCAAAAATAACTTATTCCTTATTTCTAAACTAAATATTTTTTAAAAAGCGAGTTGGAGCAACTCCGGTTCGTTTCCGAAATATTTTTTCAAAAGAAATCGCATTTTTAAAACCTGCATTCTCAGCAATTGATTGCATAGGTTGTTTGCGATAGTGCTCATTAGCAATCATTTCATAAATTACATAACTAATTTTTAACTCATTGCTGTATTCTTCAAAAGATTTTCCAAATCGTTTATTAATAACATAAGACAAATAAATTGTATTCGTTTCTATTTTCTTTGCTACCTGAGACAATATAAAATTAGAGCTTAAGTACTCCTGATTCTTTTCAAGCACTAATAATTTTTCGACTATTTCATTCTCTTTCGAATCATCAATACTTAAATTGAGATTATTTTTTTCATGTAAATTCTCATTATTATCAAAGAGTATTGCTTTGTCTTCAGGATAATTTCCTTTTTCAATGCTTGTTTTGAATTCCTGTAAAACAGCATTCATCTTTTTATACCCCTTCCTTTTGTCTCTTGATTTTTTTATCAATAGAATCCCAATTACAATAAATAAAAGTGAGCAGAAAACTTTTATTCCTCTACTATAGAGAAGATTTTTTTTATAATTTCTTTCAAAAGAAACCATTTCCTTTGTTAGATTATTTATTCCTTGTAACTCATTTACTCCTACTCTCTCTTTATTTAATTTTTCCTCGTATTTTTTTTTGCTGTCCAGATAAATTTTAGAATGTTTGTAAGCTTCATCCGGTTTTTTAAGAAGCATATAAATTTTAGACTGGTAGTAATTCGACTTTAAATAATTAAATTGATTTGTATTGCTTAAAAGTGCAATCGAATCAGACTTCTTATAAAAAAATAATGCTTTATTATACATTTTAAGTGTATTATAAACATCCCCCAGATTATAATTTGCAATGCACAAAATTTTTTTATCATTATTCTGTTGGGATAAAAGTGTAACCTCATAGTATAATTTCAAAGCATTCTTATAATTACCTCTCCAATTATAAATATTACCTAAACTTAATTTGGCATTGATTTTATTAAGAGGAAAACGATCAGAGTAATCAATCGTTTTTTTATAAAAATATTCTGCCGAATCTAGTAAATGTATTTTACTTTTGCTTGACATAAAATATCCTTCATAAGAATTTGCTAAACTAGAATTAATATTGCTTTTTCTGCTTAAATAATCCTCTTTAGCAAATAAATCTTTATTCTCATGAATATAATCATTAAGTTCTCTCCCATTTCTGATAGCTAATTGATAATTACCAACAGCTTCATTGATCGCTGTAATATTGATTTTAAATTTAATTATCTGATGAAAATCTTTTATTTGTTCAGAAAGCTTAAGCCCTTCCTGGTCTTTTTCAAGCGCCGCACTAAAATTACCTCTATGAAACTCTGTTAATCCGGCATAATGATATATATAACTCTTTAGTTGAATTTTATCTTTAGAATCAGGTACTTTATCAAGATAAAAAAATGCTTTTTTATATTTTTCTTTGGACAAATCATTTTTGCCTCTCATTTGTAACAAAGTTGACAATACAATATTTGCAAAAGCAAGATGTTTGTTATTATTAGATTTTTTCAACTGATAAACATAGAAAAATGCACTGTCAATATTTACATTATAATTTAATCGTATTTTATATTTCAAACTTTGATACTCTTCCTCCGTCATTGCTTTTTTATCTTGAGCAAATCCAATATTAAGAGTACAAAAAAATAAAAAGCAGATAATATACTTCATCGAATTCGAAAATCAAAGTAATTCACAATAGTACGAAATTAGATATTACTTGCAAACTGAGCTGGAGAAACTCCGGTTCTTTTACGGAATGATTTTGCAAAAGAAACTGCATTTTTGAAACCTACACTTTCTGCAATAGCCTGTGTAGAGTATTTACGATACATATGATTGGTAATCATCTCGTTGATTACATAATTAATTTTAAGTTCATTTGAATATTCTCCAAATGATTTACCAAATCGTTTATTGACAACATAAGACAAATAAGTCGTATTTGTTTTGATTTTTTTGGCGACATAAGGCAATGTAAAATCTGCGTTTAAGTATTCTAACTTGCTTTCCAGCGCTAGTAATTTCTCGACTATTTTATTTTCTTTAGCCTCATCAATACTTAAATTGACATTTTCTTTTTTAAGATGAACTTCTTCTGGTTCAAGTATTAGTTCTTCTATTACTTCAACTTCTTTTTGCTCAAACTCAGGATTATTTCTCTTCTCTATATTAGCTTTAAATTCTTCGATTAAAGCATTCATTTTTTTGTGAGCTTTATTTTTATCTCTAATGTTTTTTATCAATAAAAATACAATTACAACAAAAAGAAGTACATAGAAAACTCTTAACCCTCTATTTAAGAAAACTTCATTTTTATATTTTTTCTCAATAGTAACCATTTCATCCGTAAGATTACCAACTCCTTGTTTATAGTTTACCTCTAACGTTTGTTCATTTAATTTTGTTTCAAATTTCTCATAATTATCCAAATAAATTTTAGAATGTTTATAAGCTAATTCAGGTCTCTTCTGTATATTATAGATTTTGGCCTGATAATAATTCGACTTTAAAAAATCAAGCTGATTTAAGTCTGTTAAAGCGGCTATTGAATCGCATTTTTTAAAAAACACAAGTGCTTTATCGTATTTTTTAGTGGTGTAATATATATCTGCCAAATTATAATTTGCCACACACAATAAATCTTTCTGATCATTTTGTTGTGATAAAAACACAACATCATAATAGGTTTTTTCAGCATTTACGTAATCCTGTTTCCAATTGTAAACATTACCTAAACTTAATTTTGAACTGATTTTAGTATATGGGTTATTTTTCGAATATGTAATTGATTTTTTGTAAAAATATTCTGCCGAGTCTAGCAGATACTTTTTACCTTGGTTTTTCATAAAATAGCTTTCATACGAACTCGCTAAATTGCTGTTTATATTACTTTTTCTATTTAAAAAATCTTCCTTCGTAAACAAATCTTCATTTTTATCAATAAAACCGTCGAGTTGCCGTATATTTTTAATAGCTAATTGGTAATTACCAACTGCCTCATTAATTATCGAAATATTAATTTTGAATTTAACAATTTGCAAAACATCTCTTATCTCTACAGAAAGTTTCATCCCTTTCTGATATTGTTCAATGGCCTGACTAAAATTACCTCTTTTCCATTCTGCCATTCCGGCAAAATTTAGAATATAAGATTCTAATTGCATTTTATCTTTTGATGCCGGTATTTTACTTAAATAACCAATCGTCAGCTTATACTTTTCTTTAGATTCTTTTGTTTTTCCCTTTGCTTGCAAAGAATAAACCAAAGATCCATTTGCAAAAGCCTTATGCCTAAGATCATTTGATTTAGCCATTTGATTAGCATATACAACAGCACTATCGACATTTGCGTTAAAATTAAGTCGGATTTTACTTTGCAATGCTGTGTACTCTTGTTCTGTCAAGACATTTTTTTGAGAAAATGATGTATTCAGAACAAAAAAGAGTAAAAAAGAGATGATCAGCCTCATTTATTTTGTTTTTGGAAACTCAAAAATAGCTCATAAATTATCAATAAACTATAATTAATTTGTCTTATTACTAATTTTCTTCTTTTTGTTTTAAAAAATATAACAATTTAACCGTGTTTTGTTATATTTATATTGCGTAAATTTGTTTTTGCTAAACTATCAAAAAATGAAGCCAGATTTATTTCAAGCCCCGGATTATTACAACCTTGACGATTTATTGACGGACGAACACAAATTGGTTCGCGAATCTGCTCGTGCATGGGTCAAGAGAGAAGTTTCTCCTATTATTGAAGAGTATGCTCAAAAAGCAGAATTTCCAAAACAAATTATAAAAGGACTTGGAGAAATTGGCGGTTTCGGCCCTTATATTCCTGTTGAATATGGCGGTGCCGGACTGGATCAAATCTCTTATGGTTTAATAATGCAGGAAATCGAACGTGGAGATTCTGGTGTAAGATCTACTTCATCTGTTCAGTCTTCATTAGTAATGTATCCTATTTGGAAATACGGAAACGAAGAACAACGAATGAAATATTTACCAAAACTGGCAACAGGAGAATTCATGGGTTGTTTTGGTTTGACCGAACCTGATCATGGTTCTGATCCCGGAAGTATGATTACCAATTTTAAAGATATGGGAGATCATTATCTTTTAAATGGTGCCAAAATGTGGATTTCGAATGCTCCTTTTGCAGATATTGCTGTAGTTTGGGCAAAAGATGAAACAGGCAGAATTCACGGATTAATTGTAGAACGTGGCATGAAAGGGTTTACAACTCCTGAAACACATAATAAATGGTCGCTTCGTGCATCATCTACAGGAGAATTGATCTTTGACAATGTAAAAGTTCCTAAAGAAAATCTGTTACCAAATAAATCCGGATTAGGCGCACCGCTTGGCTGTTTGGATTCTGCCAGATACGGAATCGCTTGGGGTGCAATTGGAGCAGCAATGGATTGCTATGATACTGCTTTGCGTTATGCAAAAGAGAGAATCCAGTTTGGAAAACCAATTGGAGGAACACAATTACAACAGAAAAAACTGGCAGAAATGATTACCGAAATCACAAAAGCGCAATTATTAACCTGGCGTTTGGGTGTCTTGAGAAATGAAGGAAAAGCAACTACAGCTCAAATCTCAATGGCAAAACGAAACAATGTCGACATGGCAATTCATATCGCACGCGAAGCCAGACAAATGCTGGGCGGAATGGGAATTACCGGTGAATATTCGATTATGCGTCATATGATGAATCTCGAAAGTGTAATCACTTATGAAGGAACTCACGACATTCATTTGCTAATTACAGGAATGGATGTAACTGGAATTCCAGCATTTAAATAATAAACAACTATTAAAATATATATAAAAACAATGCAAAAAGCTTCTTCTAACCGAGAAGCTTTTTATATTTGCAAAAAATTACGAAAATGAATATTGAGACTATCAACAATAGCATTCAACCTCAAAAAGATCAACTTTTACAACATTCTTTATACAATAAAATTCAAAGTATTGACGACTTACATAGTTTCCTTGAAACACACGTTTTTGCTGTTTGGGATTTTATGTCATTATTAAAAGCTTTACAAGCCAAACTTACTTGTACAACAACACCTTGGTTTGCTACAAAAAATCCTGAAACAAGATATTTAATCAACGAAATTGTTCTTGCCGAAGAAACAGATTTAAGTATTGACGGAAGAAGACAAAGTCATTATGAAATGTATCTTGAAGCAATGCAGGATTGTGGCGCTGATACAAACGGAATTAACACCTTTTTATCCGAAGTAAATTCATTGCACAACATTTTTGTTGCCATAAAACAAAGTTCATTACATCCGAATACAAAAGCCTTTTTAGATTTTACTTTTAGAGTAATCGAAGAAGGAAAACCACACGAAATAGCAGCAGCATTTACTTTTGGAAGAGAAGATTTGATTCCGAGTATGTTTACTGCAATCCTGAAGAACTTTCAAAAAAATCTTCCGGAAACTGACTTGAGTAAACTTTTGTATTATTTTGAAAGACACATAGAATTAGATGCCGACGAACACGGACCAATGGCGATGCAAATGATTACTGATTTATGCGAAGATGATGCTCAAAAATGGAAAGAAGTTGAAGAAATCTCAATCCTGGCTTTAGAAAAACGAATCGGACTTTGGAATGCCATTGAAGAAGAAATTCTGATGAAAACAGAAATGGTATAAAAACCAAAGCAAGTTATTTAACGTAACTATTTGTTTAAAATGACACGAAACCTAATTTACCCAAATTATGAAACCACATTTCAAACAAATAGTTACCATCATACTCTCTATATTTCTCTTAAGTTGTAACAGTGATGAAAGTTCTTCAGAAACTACAAGCACAACTCCTCCTGCAACAGAAACTCCCACTACAACAATTCCTACTACTGTAAATTATCTGGCATTAGGCGACAGTTATACAATAGGCCAAAGTGTTTGCGAAACCTGTCGATATCCTGAACAGTTAAAAGCAAGCTTAAAAACAATCTACCCTCAAACCAGTTTTTCATTACAAGTAATTGCCCAAACTGGCTGGACAACTTCAGATCTAATTTCGGCTATAAATAGCAAAAAACCAGATTCTAATTATGATTTGGTTACACTTTTAATTGGTGTGAATAATCAATATCAACATCTGAATTTTAGTGTTTATGAAAAGGAATTTCCGCAATTGCTGGACAAAGCCATTGCATTGGCAAAAGGAGATAAAAAAAACGTACTTGTGCTTTCGATTCCTGATTATACGTACACGCCGTTTGCCTCCAATTATACTGCCGAAAACCAAGCAAGGGTTTCTGGTGAAATAACAAAATACAATAATACTGCCGAGAGTTACTGCATTAGTAAAGGTGTTGCTTTTATCTCTATTACTGACATTACTCAAAAAGGTTTGAGCAATAGCAGCCTTGTTGCTTCAGATGGTTTACATCCATCGGAGTTGGCTTATAAACAGTTTGTAGATCGTATTCTTCCTAAAGTAAAAATGATTCTGCAGGATTAATTTTCGAATCGAATCGAACAAAAACAGAACTTTTACTTTAAAATTACTTTTCCTTATCTTTACTAGCAGTAAACTACATTAGGAAATGAAAATTGTAGATTTTATCCCAACAGAACAATTAAAACCATTTATCAAGACTTATAGAATTATCGAAAGTCAGGATGAATTAATCAATCGGGTTTTGCCGGGGACTGCGCTTACAATTGCTTTTAGATGCAAAGGCGACGTTAATTACATTAAAGGAAATAGTCATGATAATTTACCTGTTTCAGCAATTTCCGGTATTCGAAAATCAGCGCGGTTAATTAATTATTCAAAAGATACTACAACTGTTATTGTTCACT is a window encoding:
- a CDS encoding DUF3050 domain-containing protein, with the protein product MNIETINNSIQPQKDQLLQHSLYNKIQSIDDLHSFLETHVFAVWDFMSLLKALQAKLTCTTTPWFATKNPETRYLINEIVLAEETDLSIDGRRQSHYEMYLEAMQDCGADTNGINTFLSEVNSLHNIFVAIKQSSLHPNTKAFLDFTFRVIEEGKPHEIAAAFTFGREDLIPSMFTAILKNFQKNLPETDLSKLLYYFERHIELDADEHGPMAMQMITDLCEDDAQKWKEVEEISILALEKRIGLWNAIEEEILMKTEMV
- a CDS encoding acyl-CoA dehydrogenase family protein, translating into MKPDLFQAPDYYNLDDLLTDEHKLVRESARAWVKREVSPIIEEYAQKAEFPKQIIKGLGEIGGFGPYIPVEYGGAGLDQISYGLIMQEIERGDSGVRSTSSVQSSLVMYPIWKYGNEEQRMKYLPKLATGEFMGCFGLTEPDHGSDPGSMITNFKDMGDHYLLNGAKMWISNAPFADIAVVWAKDETGRIHGLIVERGMKGFTTPETHNKWSLRASSTGELIFDNVKVPKENLLPNKSGLGAPLGCLDSARYGIAWGAIGAAMDCYDTALRYAKERIQFGKPIGGTQLQQKKLAEMITEITKAQLLTWRLGVLRNEGKATTAQISMAKRNNVDMAIHIAREARQMLGGMGITGEYSIMRHMMNLESVITYEGTHDIHLLITGMDVTGIPAFK
- a CDS encoding helix-turn-helix domain-containing protein gives rise to the protein MRLIISFLLFFVLNTSFSQKNVLTEQEYTALQSKIRLNFNANVDSAVVYANQMAKSNDLRHKAFANGSLVYSLQAKGKTKESKEKYKLTIGYLSKIPASKDKMQLESYILNFAGMAEWKRGNFSQAIEQYQKGMKLSVEIRDVLQIVKFKINISIINEAVGNYQLAIKNIRQLDGFIDKNEDLFTKEDFLNRKSNINSNLASSYESYFMKNQGKKYLLDSAEYFYKKSITYSKNNPYTKISSKLSLGNVYNWKQDYVNAEKTYYDVVFLSQQNDQKDLLCVANYNLADIYYTTKKYDKALVFFKKCDSIAALTDLNQLDFLKSNYYQAKIYNIQKRPELAYKHSKIYLDNYEKFETKLNEQTLEVNYKQGVGNLTDEMVTIEKKYKNEVFLNRGLRVFYVLLFVVIVFLLIKNIRDKNKAHKKMNALIEEFKANIEKRNNPEFEQKEVEVIEELILEPEEVHLKKENVNLSIDEAKENKIVEKLLALESKLEYLNADFTLPYVAKKIKTNTTYLSYVVNKRFGKSFGEYSNELKINYVINEMITNHMYRKYSTQAIAESVGFKNAVSFAKSFRKRTGVSPAQFASNI
- a CDS encoding rSAM-modified peptide, with the protein product MATRALKLEDFGAQKLSNNQQKIVRGGDTPTIPAPIPTPQENDPGKGGNTPAG
- a CDS encoding vitamin K epoxide reductase family protein; this encodes MLKLVQKFLQINRYSEIKNEFKDLFLSHPNYPSLFAITDSFDLLSIENAAVRVSKEQIVDLPTNFLAYFKEELILVEKAKNFVLINSQKKRNYKMAYEKFLLDWNGVIVAIEPNNIVERENLKIEYNWVKYFFPLLLLTGLSFFYNTYNWFSLIFLGTSILGLVVSVLIVQEKLGFKNNIISKICNLSSNSSCDSVLNANVGIQNKWINFSDLPLLFFSASYISILIQPLNSAIFIGFLSLLAIPVIVSSIWIQKFEIQKWCVMCLIVSFLIFTQSIVWFSSDLFTLSFSFENVFPFFFSLLFLVPIWYVIKSMIQNILKNENSLKELKKFKRNYSLLNFLSKKVPNTKGFEDLRGLNFGNRNAAVKLSIIISPSCGHCHKTFQEGFDLVLKYPDKIFLNVLFNINPENNDNQYKVIVERLLSINRSTPGKTVEAISDWHIKKMSLKKWMKKWNVDSVSMMITQEINKQYEWCSKNNFNYTPVKIVNDKLFPNEYELSELKYFLNDFVEEVEIFEKTA
- a CDS encoding AraC family transcriptional regulator, which translates into the protein MRLIVSFLFFFILNATCAQHTNSMSEEEYAILRHKIRTNFNANTDSSLVYANQMAKSNSNKHLAFANAALSVLWQNKGKTELSKEKYKTALYYLDKVPDSKDKIQLQSYIYNYGGLAEFDRRNFSAAIEKFHQGIKLSEKIGDINQLVNFKANIVLANEVVGNYKLAIKNGKDLDKFLHENKDLFDKESFLNKKSNINLSLGGSYEDYFKANKSKRYLLDSAEYYYKKTVDYSDNYLFNKITAKLNLGNVYNWKGNLKDAEKAYYQVVLLCEENDQKELLCSANFNLGDVCYTQKKYDKALFFYKNTDSLAILSNSNELDYLKSNYYQSKIYTILKKPELAYEHSKIYLDSKKKYEEKLKKERSGVNELQGVDSQTEEMIAVEQNYKKDLFLDKSLKGFYIFLIIGTVTLLVKSNRDKNKANKKMSAIIQELKADMEKENGSFAKVKLLESIKTENASLCIDLAKENEIVEKLLELENNLEYLNTGFTLAYVAKKIKTNTTYLSYVVNKRFGKSFGEYTNELKINYAINKMITSETYRKKSTQATAESVGFKNAGSFAKSFRKRTGVSPAQFANNI
- a CDS encoding AraC family transcriptional regulator, translating into MKYIICFLFFCTLNIGFAQDKKAMTEEEYQSLKYKIRLNYNVNIDSAFFYVYQLKKSNNNKHLAFANIVLSTLLQMRGKNDLSKEKYKKAFFYLDKVPDSKDKIQLKSYIYHYAGLTEFHRGNFSAALEKDQEGLKLSEQIKDFHQIIKFKINITAINEAVGNYQLAIRNGRELNDYIHENKDLFAKEDYLSRKSNINSSLANSYEGYFMSSKSKIHLLDSAEYFYKKTIDYSDRFPLNKINAKLSLGNIYNWRGNYKNALKLYYEVTLLSQQNNDKKILCIANYNLGDVYNTLKMYNKALFFYKKSDSIALLSNTNQFNYLKSNYYQSKIYMLLKKPDEAYKHSKIYLDSKKKYEEKLNKERVGVNELQGINNLTKEMVSFERNYKKNLLYSRGIKVFCSLLFIVIGILLIKKSRDKRKGYKKMNAVLQEFKTSIEKGNYPEDKAILFDNNENLHEKNNLNLSIDDSKENEIVEKLLVLEKNQEYLSSNFILSQVAKKIETNTIYLSYVINKRFGKSFEEYSNELKISYVIYEMIANEHYRKQPMQSIAENAGFKNAISFEKIFRKRTGVAPTRFLKNI